CACAAGTTTTACCAAATTCTTGCTAGACCTTATTATTAGCCGGAATAAATCTCGCAGGACAATACTCTCTCTCATAAAGTTTTATCTGACCCATTATAATAACAGAGTAGAAGGCATGAATCTGGTGAGGATGTATATCGATAATTATCTTAAGGATTGCGAGGATCCAAGCATGCGGATACGCTTCTGGCAGACTATTTCATTTATCTTTGATGTAAATGGTGCCAGACGTTTTGCTGAAGGACTGGGAGTTGCAGGTTCAGCGCGTCAATGTTTAATAAAACTTAAGTTTGACGATTCTATACGTTGGGGAGCGTTTATGTCGGTAGTCGTATCAAATTTTTATCTCTCCACATCAATCAGCGCCAGCAGAAAATTTGAAGAACTTGATGGCTTTGTTGCGCCCGATTATTCCAAGAACTCGGACTACAGCAAAGCGTTCCTTTCAGCAAGTGCTACCATCCTTATACCGTGGGCTGCAAATAATACGCAACAGGATCGTCTTCGCCAGTTTTACTTAAAGCATCTTGGCGACCCTCGCCTTCTTGGAACAAAACGATGGGATGGGGTGACAGCTGAAGCTAAAAAAATCTTCATCCAGTGGCTTGCAAAATTTGATCTCGAAACCTTCTTTGCAATCATTACCGGTTCATCTTATGACCAGGGATGGGAATATCGCATGAAATTCTGGGAGGCATATTTGCCCTATTTTGAAAATACATGGGTAGCCTTGGGGGCAGATGCAAGAAGACTTCTGCACTCCAAGCTCAATCGAAACGACGCAGATTCAATTCAGTATGCCGGATTAAGTGGAGTATCCACGGATCAGAGTATTTTTATGTTTGAAATGCGAGGATTTCTTTTTATTGAATGGAATACCTCGGGTGCTCTCAGAGTCTGGAAAAAAGCGGAAGCCCCTATAGAAATAGGAAAAAAATATTATACCGCATATTTCCGCAGCTGGGAGCCCTATTATAAACAGAGCCATTACAGTTATTCCCACTACAGCTGGCAGCAGAGTGTAAAAACCTGGATACAGCAGAATCT
The window above is part of the Cloacibacillus sp. genome. Proteins encoded here:
- a CDS encoding EH signature domain-containing protein, with translation MFDNLKELLKVSYQAPGAPCFVPVRSKIKEASVELVERFEEVKPLSPTNMKEIYSRCLHAWQSGDHSLLPFAQTKYIPGVLFVGENMDSPINNTSFTKFLLDLIISRNKSRRTILSLIKFYLTHYNNRVEGMNLVRMYIDNYLKDCEDPSMRIRFWQTISFIFDVNGARRFAEGLGVAGSARQCLIKLKFDDSIRWGAFMSVVVSNFYLSTSISASRKFEELDGFVAPDYSKNSDYSKAFLSASATILIPWAANNTQQDRLRQFYLKHLGDPRLLGTKRWDGVTAEAKKIFIQWLAKFDLETFFAIITGSSYDQGWEYRMKFWEAYLPYFENTWVALGADARRLLHSKLNRNDADSIQYAGLSGVSTDQSIFMFEMRGFLFIEWNTSGALRVWKKAEAPIEIGKKYYTAYFRSWEPYYKQSHYSYSHYSWQQSVKTWIQQNLGISPAKSYRF